The following coding sequences are from one Candidatus Kapaibacterium sp. window:
- a CDS encoding C4-type zinc ribbon domain-containing protein, with amino-acid sequence MESHIYNIALLAAIDERLDELIEDYGDLPEQIKKKEAKLNDKKLLVNETETIVEEIRDFIKKAKRTLVELKDKEDKLTQQQFKVRNNKEFDAITNEINHLKTEHEKLADRMRTEGIKEENLMNILNQQTAEMNEAQKELDDKFEEVQRLAGDQDRELSSLREKRGTVLNTIPKKFISDYERIRIMHRDAAVLIRKNSCSGCFNAIPAQIIVEVRNNLNTLYFCESCGRLLVPEDCVIEFEEIA; translated from the coding sequence ATGGAATCTCACATCTATAATATCGCTTTACTTGCCGCAATTGATGAACGGCTTGATGAACTAATTGAAGATTACGGTGATTTGCCCGAACAAATCAAGAAAAAAGAAGCAAAATTGAATGATAAAAAGCTTCTCGTAAACGAAACCGAAACTATTGTCGAAGAAATTCGTGATTTTATCAAGAAGGCTAAAAGAACCTTGGTAGAACTAAAAGACAAAGAGGACAAACTCACTCAACAACAGTTCAAAGTTCGGAACAACAAAGAGTTTGATGCAATAACTAACGAAATTAATCATCTTAAAACTGAGCACGAAAAGTTAGCTGACAGAATGCGTACAGAAGGAATCAAAGAAGAAAATTTGATGAACATCCTGAACCAACAAACTGCAGAAATGAACGAAGCACAAAAAGAACTTGATGACAAATTTGAAGAAGTTCAACGTTTGGCTGGAGACCAAGACAGAGAGCTCAGCTCACTGAGAGAAAAAAGAGGTACAGTATTGAATACTATTCCTAAAAAATTCATTTCAGATTATGAACGAATTAGAATAATGCACCGCGATGCAGCAGTACTTATTAGAAAAAACAGTTGTTCGGGATGTTTCAACGCAATTCCTGCGCAAATTATTGTTGAAGTTAGAAATAATCTGAATACTTTGTATTTTTGTGAAAGTTGTGGAAGATTGTTAGTTCCGGAAGATTGTGTTATTGAATTTGAAGAAATTGCATAA
- a CDS encoding Nif3-like dinuclear metal center hexameric protein codes for MNYQSFITIIDECYPPNSSMDGDRIGLQVQSSVEEVSKILVAYELTDDVIDEACKNDINCILTFHPLIYKPLQAITNDERVGKLASKLIKNDIMHFVVHTNFDSHKNGTNTLIADNLGLMNRKFIVSDPNYAEKGMGLVGILPKPTSVENFVELCSQVFKSPLRYNMGNGSEVQKVAVIGGSGTSFLNDVAKTKADVLITSDISYHTFHAFVGKMMLIDPGHYETEQFVSEALYNQLKVVFRDYDVEFELSKTYTNPVKYYPNTSQYIEKQSNNLKINNG; via the coding sequence ATGAACTATCAAAGTTTCATAACGATAATTGATGAATGTTATCCTCCAAATAGCAGTATGGATGGGGATAGGATAGGGTTGCAGGTGCAAAGTTCGGTTGAGGAAGTTTCTAAAATATTAGTAGCTTACGAATTAACTGATGATGTGATTGACGAAGCTTGCAAAAATGATATAAACTGTATCTTAACTTTTCATCCGCTGATTTACAAGCCTTTGCAAGCTATTACGAATGACGAAAGGGTTGGAAAACTGGCATCTAAACTGATTAAGAACGACATTATGCACTTTGTGGTACATACAAATTTTGATTCACATAAAAACGGTACAAACACATTGATTGCGGATAATCTTGGTTTGATGAACAGAAAATTTATAGTTTCTGACCCAAATTATGCTGAAAAAGGCATGGGATTAGTTGGCATATTACCAAAACCAACTAGTGTAGAAAATTTTGTTGAATTATGTAGTCAAGTTTTCAAATCTCCCTTACGTTACAATATGGGGAATGGTTCTGAAGTACAGAAAGTTGCAGTAATCGGCGGTAGTGGTACATCATTTTTAAACGATGTGGCAAAAACTAAGGCTGATGTTTTAATCACAAGTGACATCAGTTATCATACTTTTCATGCCTTTGTAGGCAAAATGATGTTGATAGACCCGGGACATTACGAGACAGAACAATTTGTTTCGGAAGCACTCTATAATCAATTAAAAGTAGTCTTCAGAGATTACGATGTTGAATTTGAGCTTTCAAAAACTTACACTAATCCTGTGAAATATTATCCGAATACTTCGCAGTACATCGAAAAACAGAGTAACAATTTAAAAATAAATAATGGTTAG
- the der gene encoding ribosome biogenesis GTPase Der, protein MNLVAIVGRPNVGKSTLFNRLTGTTNAIVENTPGVTRDRIYGNSDWNGKKFLVIDTGGFIPGSEDDMEAAVREQAMIAIDEADVIVFVTDARDGVTAFDLDIANILRSSDKNVVLVVNKCDSSNQDDLSYEFFRLGLGDPFPISALSGHNTGDFLDVVADHLKDFDPDEEDARLKIAIVGRPNSGKSSLTNSLLGYNRAIVTDIPGTTRDSFDTVMKFHGEDIVLIDTAGLRKRSQVKENIEMYSNMRTSRAIQRCDIAVVLIDATRGLEDQDKKIINLVNEERKGMIIAFNKWDLVEKDHKTADKLTTDIHEQIRTFDYIPVMFISALTKQRIVKIIELSKEIFDRRTTRIKTSELNDVILAELEKTPPPAFRGHDLRINYITQVGVAPPLFAFFCNYPQHIPDSYKRFIERKIREHFDFRGTPISFLFRRKNKPRDE, encoded by the coding sequence ATGAACTTAGTAGCAATTGTCGGGAGACCGAATGTAGGGAAGTCAACCCTGTTTAACAGATTAACAGGTACGACTAATGCGATAGTCGAGAACACTCCGGGAGTGACTCGAGATAGAATCTATGGCAACTCCGATTGGAACGGAAAAAAATTCCTCGTTATAGATACCGGTGGTTTCATTCCCGGTAGTGAAGATGACATGGAAGCTGCTGTCCGCGAACAAGCGATGATTGCAATTGATGAAGCTGATGTTATTGTCTTTGTGACTGATGCTCGAGACGGTGTCACAGCTTTCGATTTGGACATTGCAAATATTTTGCGAAGTTCAGACAAAAATGTCGTACTTGTAGTCAACAAATGCGATAGTTCAAATCAAGATGATTTATCTTATGAATTTTTCCGATTAGGTTTGGGAGACCCCTTCCCTATTTCAGCCTTGAGCGGGCATAACACAGGCGATTTCTTGGATGTAGTTGCTGACCATTTAAAAGATTTTGACCCGGACGAGGAAGATGCTCGGCTTAAAATTGCCATCGTCGGAAGACCTAATTCAGGGAAATCAAGCCTGACTAATTCATTGCTTGGTTATAATCGTGCTATCGTAACTGATATTCCGGGAACAACACGTGATTCATTTGATACCGTAATGAAGTTTCATGGTGAAGATATTGTCTTAATTGATACTGCAGGTTTGCGAAAACGCAGTCAAGTCAAAGAGAACATCGAAATGTACAGCAATATGCGTACTTCACGTGCAATTCAACGTTGCGATATCGCAGTTGTGCTAATTGATGCTACACGAGGTTTAGAAGACCAGGACAAAAAAATCATTAACCTTGTAAACGAAGAACGAAAAGGTATGATTATAGCATTTAACAAATGGGATTTGGTCGAAAAAGACCACAAGACAGCCGACAAATTGACAACTGACATTCACGAACAAATTCGTACTTTCGATTATATTCCAGTTATGTTTATTTCAGCATTGACTAAGCAAAGGATTGTAAAAATAATCGAATTATCGAAAGAAATTTTTGATAGACGAACCACAAGAATCAAAACTTCTGAACTTAACGACGTTATTTTAGCTGAATTAGAAAAAACTCCACCTCCTGCCTTTCGCGGACATGACTTGAGAATCAATTATATAACGCAAGTAGGCGTTGCACCTCCTTTGTTTGCATTCTTTTGCAACTATCCACAACATATACCCGACTCTTACAAAAGATTCATTGAGCGTAAGATACGGGAGCATTTTGATTTCCGTGGAACACCAATTTCATTTTTATTTAGAAGAAAAAATAAACCGAGAGATGAATAA
- a CDS encoding nuclear transport factor 2 family protein, translating to MRFSLQIILILIASFFLACQPKPKFLSPLEIQNEKEKVQKVIVDFHTALEDKNFGKLVETLADEVIFFGTDSSEIIKTFADFKMAIDQQWKDYDHIDYGELRDVSIQMDDNATLASIIYGTNAVITKGGVDVEYYLRIARILRKKDDRWLIVSGIVGIVRTDDEARRDYEQSSSQAPSNQNTQQQNEQKNQMPPVSKE from the coding sequence ATGAGATTTTCTTTACAAATAATATTGATTCTTATCGCATCTTTCTTCTTGGCTTGCCAACCCAAGCCTAAGTTTTTGTCGCCGCTTGAAATACAGAATGAGAAAGAAAAAGTCCAAAAAGTTATAGTCGATTTCCATACGGCTCTCGAGGATAAAAATTTTGGAAAACTTGTTGAAACCTTAGCAGACGAAGTTATCTTTTTTGGAACTGATTCTTCAGAAATCATCAAAACTTTTGCTGATTTCAAAATGGCGATAGACCAGCAATGGAAAGATTATGATCATATTGATTACGGAGAATTACGCGACGTATCAATACAGATGGACGATAATGCTACTTTGGCTTCCATTATTTATGGAACCAATGCTGTAATCACCAAAGGTGGAGTTGATGTAGAATATTACTTACGAATTGCACGTATTTTGAGAAAGAAAGATGACAGATGGTTGATTGTTAGTGGCATTGTGGGAATTGTTCGTACTGATGACGAAGCTCGGAGAGATTACGAACAAAGTAGTTCACAGGCACCAAGTAACCAAAATACGCAACAACAAAATGAACAAAAAAATCAAATGCCTCCGGTTTCAAAAGAATAG
- a CDS encoding response regulator → MKKILVIDDAEFILESTSTLLGFEGYEILTAPDGLSGFELAIQSPPDLILCDISMPGLDGYGVLERVRTHTSTRTLPFIFLTAFTDKANMRAGMEKGADDYLVKPFTREELLSAIEAQWKKSSIVEQHLQQKVEEVSKNISSALPHEFRTVLNQISGSAKYMLSNATSIEAEDISEISNDIIQSSQRLLKITENYLIYARIEAITGNPAKRDLLRTFHTDEPFAVMIDIASNIAAKYDRLLDLSIESDLTDLYIEMSTESFYKVVDELIDNAFKFSNEGTKVSINAELVDGYVKFTIIDLGRGMSTEQINSIGAYIQFERQIYEQQGVGLGLMISKKIVEIHSGTFFIESSNNEGTKVEFTIPGVSIGTTYS, encoded by the coding sequence ATGAAAAAGATACTCGTAATAGATGATGCTGAATTTATTTTGGAAAGCACTTCAACGCTTTTGGGATTTGAAGGTTATGAAATCCTGACTGCGCCGGATGGATTGTCCGGTTTTGAATTAGCAATTCAATCTCCACCTGATTTGATATTGTGCGATATATCAATGCCCGGACTTGACGGATATGGCGTGCTCGAAAGGGTGAGAACGCACACAAGCACACGAACTCTGCCATTTATTTTTCTGACTGCATTTACAGACAAGGCAAACATGCGAGCAGGCATGGAAAAAGGTGCCGATGACTATTTGGTCAAACCATTTACTCGTGAAGAATTGCTTAGTGCGATCGAAGCCCAATGGAAAAAAAGTTCAATCGTGGAGCAACATCTACAACAGAAAGTAGAAGAGGTCAGCAAAAATATTAGCAGCGCATTACCCCACGAATTTCGCACTGTGCTCAACCAAATCAGTGGCTCTGCAAAGTATATGCTATCAAATGCCACTTCAATAGAAGCTGAAGATATAAGTGAAATTTCCAACGACATCATTCAATCGTCCCAACGTTTGTTGAAAATCACTGAGAACTATTTGATTTATGCACGGATTGAAGCTATAACAGGCAATCCGGCAAAACGTGATTTATTGCGAACATTCCACACTGATGAGCCTTTTGCCGTAATGATTGATATAGCGAGTAACATTGCTGCTAAATATGACAGATTGTTAGATTTATCAATCGAATCAGACCTCACAGATTTATATATCGAAATGTCAACAGAAAGTTTTTACAAAGTTGTTGATGAATTGATTGATAATGCTTTTAAATTTTCAAATGAAGGGACTAAAGTTAGCATCAATGCCGAATTGGTTGACGGATATGTAAAATTCACAATTATTGATTTGGGAAGGGGAATGTCAACTGAACAAATCAATAGTATAGGAGCTTATATCCAATTCGAAAGACAAATTTATGAGCAACAAGGCGTAGGGCTTGGTTTAATGATTTCTAAGAAAATCGTAGAGATTCATTCGGGTACATTTTTTATTGAAAGCTCGAACAACGAAGGTACGAAAGTAGAGTTCACTATTCCCGGTGTTTCAATAGGTACTACCTATAGTTAG
- a CDS encoding ATP-binding cassette domain-containing protein, whose protein sequence is MIQIKDFHKVFNRGTINEVYALKNINLEVEDGDFITIIGTNGSGKSTLLNAISGTFIGDEGSVKIADVDVTFMPEHSRAKHIARVFQNPFSGTAPGMSIAENLHLAALRGKTRMPILGLGTSKLDEYKAIVKDLEMQLEDRLDNFIGSLSGGQRQAITLLMAVMTKPNVLLLDEHTAALDPKSASLIINLTKKFVEQYNLTTVMVTHSMQQALALGNKTIMMYRGEIIESLSMKDKQNLTADDLLDKFAELRKNEKLNPEIIMEFSKEY, encoded by the coding sequence ATGATACAAATCAAGGATTTTCATAAAGTTTTTAATCGTGGCACAATAAACGAAGTTTATGCCCTGAAAAACATCAATCTCGAAGTTGAAGATGGTGATTTCATAACTATTATCGGCACCAATGGCTCAGGGAAATCAACTTTGTTGAATGCTATTTCCGGGACTTTTATCGGCGATGAAGGCAGTGTAAAAATCGCAGATGTTGATGTCACTTTTATGCCCGAACATAGCAGAGCGAAACATATCGCACGTGTTTTTCAGAATCCATTTTCCGGCACAGCTCCCGGAATGAGCATTGCCGAGAATTTGCATTTGGCAGCTTTGCGAGGGAAAACGAGAATGCCAATTTTGGGACTTGGTACATCAAAATTGGACGAATACAAGGCTATCGTTAAAGATTTGGAAATGCAATTGGAAGACAGGTTGGATAATTTCATCGGTTCGCTTTCGGGTGGTCAAAGGCAAGCAATAACTTTGCTGATGGCTGTGATGACAAAGCCGAACGTGCTTTTATTGGACGAACATACCGCTGCATTAGACCCAAAATCCGCATCATTGATTATCAATTTGACTAAGAAATTTGTCGAACAGTATAACCTCACTACGGTCATGGTTACTCATTCGATGCAACAAGCATTAGCTTTAGGCAATAAAACGATTATGATGTATCGTGGTGAAATTATCGAATCATTATCTATGAAAGATAAGCAAAACCTTACAGCTGACGATTTGTTGGATAAATTTGCCGAACTCAGAAAAAATGAAAAACTCAATCCGGAAATTATAATGGAATTCAGCAAGGAATATTAA
- the ruvB gene encoding Holliday junction branch migration DNA helicase RuvB gives METRKSEITNPIKHNDDSDNKLRPVSFDDFTGQNKIVENLKVFIAAALKRSEPLDHVLLTGPPGLGKTTLSHIISREMNAELKITSGPVLEKAGDLAGLLTNLGEGDVLFIDEIHRLSNVVEEYLYSAMEDYKIDIMIDSGPSARSIQITVPPFTLIGATTRAGLLTSPLLSRFGIVNRLDYYEPKELTIVVLRSAQILDVPITEEAAFELARRSRGTPRIANRLLKRTRDFAQILADGKIDLKIAEISLARLDVDDFGLDDMDKRILLTIINKFDGGPVGLNSISAAVGEDSGAIEEVYEPFLIQQGFLQRTPKGRIATKRAYEHLEIYKKSEDNLFK, from the coding sequence ATGGAAACCAGAAAATCAGAAATCACGAATCCTATCAAACATAATGACGATTCAGATAATAAATTAAGACCAGTTTCTTTTGATGACTTTACGGGGCAAAACAAAATTGTCGAAAATCTAAAAGTTTTCATTGCTGCAGCATTGAAGCGTTCTGAACCATTAGACCACGTTTTGCTTACAGGACCTCCAGGGTTGGGCAAGACGACATTAAGTCATATTATTTCCAGAGAAATGAATGCTGAACTCAAAATCACGTCAGGTCCTGTCCTCGAAAAAGCCGGCGATTTAGCCGGATTGTTGACAAACCTTGGTGAAGGTGATGTTTTATTCATAGACGAAATACATAGATTAAGTAATGTAGTCGAAGAATATTTATATTCGGCAATGGAAGATTACAAGATTGATATCATGATAGATTCAGGACCTTCGGCACGCTCTATTCAAATCACAGTGCCACCGTTCACTCTTATTGGAGCGACTACAAGAGCAGGATTGCTAACTTCGCCCCTATTGTCTCGATTTGGGATTGTGAACCGATTAGATTATTACGAACCGAAGGAATTGACAATCGTTGTGCTGCGGAGCGCTCAAATTTTAGATGTACCCATCACCGAAGAAGCCGCATTTGAATTAGCTCGTCGTTCGCGTGGTACTCCGAGAATCGCAAATAGACTGCTCAAAAGAACCCGCGATTTTGCACAAATTTTAGCCGATGGCAAGATTGATTTGAAAATTGCTGAAATATCTCTTGCAAGATTAGACGTTGATGATTTTGGACTTGATGATATGGACAAAAGAATCTTGCTGACTATAATCAATAAATTTGATGGCGGACCGGTCGGACTTAATTCAATTTCAGCAGCAGTTGGCGAAGATTCCGGAGCAATCGAAGAAGTTTATGAGCCATTTTTGATTCAACAAGGATTTTTGCAGAGAACACCCAAAGGTAGAATCGCTACCAAAAGAGCTTACGAACACCTTGAAATCTATAAAAAAAGCGAAGACAATCTTTTCAAATAG
- a CDS encoding STAS domain-containing protein produces the protein MIEFRDYKIAGRDVLAVDGRIDGVTSSELANKLSQIIASGERIIVMDCGGVNFVSSAGLRVLLVSQQKLAGAGGMMVMYRMNDSIFKIFKMSGFDRVFKIVATEAKLLPLISTQKVESELVSSTRDGIKYEYQQFDVPSGKFANFTNNDKIRNSAITAADVRSLSPKEIQYGVGNAALGDNFEDYKNYFGEALVLQNSLFYYPAVNRPAVDFMQFDPVADDIKYNFADGFSFSGDFYAKLSFDATTDGADFEEILAGVSELTGLKSFGIVFLAESKGIRGISIKKVPTNENKPANSQDIFHPDNFSNWFNYPIEAEDVNLIAAGVGIYADKGSQFFNKNSSAFPAELNYHLHIGIFDRDVLSYKIHFFDDELKKVQQELNPLRLKHLLGKSRFSFGCLGIIKLEA, from the coding sequence ATGATTGAATTTCGGGATTATAAGATTGCCGGACGCGACGTTTTGGCTGTGGATGGCAGAATTGACGGCGTTACTTCGTCGGAGCTCGCAAATAAATTGTCGCAAATTATTGCTTCGGGTGAACGCATTATTGTGATGGATTGCGGTGGGGTGAATTTTGTGAGTTCTGCGGGCTTACGGGTCTTGCTTGTAAGCCAGCAAAAGCTCGCAGGAGCGGGCGGTATGATGGTGATGTATCGGATGAACGACAGCATCTTTAAAATCTTCAAGATGAGCGGTTTTGACCGGGTTTTCAAGATTGTGGCGACTGAGGCGAAGCTTCTCCCCTTGATTTCGACCCAAAAAGTTGAGTCCGAACTTGTCAGCTCTACTCGTGACGGAATTAAGTATGAATATCAGCAATTTGACGTTCCGAGCGGAAAGTTTGCAAATTTCACGAATAACGATAAAATTAGAAATTCCGCAATTACTGCGGCTGATGTTAGGTCTTTATCGCCGAAAGAAATTCAATATGGTGTTGGCAATGCTGCTTTGGGCGATAATTTTGAAGATTATAAAAATTATTTCGGCGAGGCTCTTGTACTCCAAAACTCACTTTTCTACTATCCTGCAGTGAATCGCCCTGCGGTTGATTTTATGCAATTTGACCCTGTTGCTGATGATATTAAATACAACTTTGCTGACGGATTCTCGTTTTCAGGTGATTTTTATGCAAAGCTTTCTTTCGATGCCACGACTGATGGTGCTGATTTTGAAGAAATTTTAGCCGGAGTTAGCGAACTTACGGGATTGAAATCATTTGGAATCGTTTTTTTGGCTGAAAGTAAAGGAATTCGTGGAATAAGCATCAAAAAAGTTCCGACGAACGAGAACAAACCTGCAAATTCGCAAGATATTTTCCATCCTGATAATTTTTCCAATTGGTTCAATTACCCAATCGAAGCTGAGGATGTGAACTTGATTGCTGCAGGAGTGGGGATTTATGCTGATAAGGGAAGTCAGTTTTTCAATAAAAATTCGTCCGCTTTCCCGGCTGAGCTAAACTATCACTTGCATATCGGAATTTTTGATAGAGATGTTTTGAGCTATAAGATTCACTTTTTCGACGATGAGCTCAAAAAAGTGCAACAAGAATTGAATCCGCTCCGACTTAAACATTTGTTGGGCAAATCGCGTTTCAGCTTTGGTTGTTTGGGTATAATTAAGTTGGAGGCATAA
- a CDS encoding phosphopantothenoylcysteine decarboxylase: MMKKPKVLITAGPTLERIDDVRYISNFSSGKMGFALAEVFNQNGYDVTLVSGPVHLDCSDSIKRINVESAQNMYEAVSESYQTQDIIIMSAAVADFTPKAPYQGKIKKTSMDSLNIELKPTIDILAYVGQHKSDKQILVGFALESENEIEYGKEKLARKNCDMIVVNSANKTNSGFGGDDNTITIITKSKQLFTFPTMSKLKCAEIILEKTEEILIQING, encoded by the coding sequence ATGATGAAAAAGCCTAAAGTTCTGATTACGGCAGGACCAACTTTGGAAAGAATTGACGATGTTCGTTACATTTCAAACTTTTCATCGGGCAAAATGGGATTTGCATTGGCTGAAGTGTTCAACCAAAATGGATATGATGTAACATTAGTAAGCGGTCCTGTCCATTTGGATTGCTCAGATTCAATCAAACGAATAAATGTTGAATCTGCTCAAAATATGTATGAGGCTGTTTCTGAGAGCTACCAAACGCAAGATATTATAATTATGTCTGCTGCTGTTGCAGATTTCACACCTAAAGCTCCTTATCAGGGCAAAATCAAAAAGACTTCGATGGATTCTCTAAATATTGAACTGAAACCTACGATTGATATTTTGGCTTATGTCGGTCAACACAAATCTGACAAGCAAATTTTGGTCGGCTTTGCTTTAGAATCTGAAAATGAAATCGAATATGGCAAGGAAAAACTCGCAAGAAAGAATTGCGATATGATTGTAGTGAATTCAGCTAACAAAACCAATAGTGGTTTCGGGGGAGATGATAATACTATTACGATTATCACAAAATCCAAGCAATTGTTTACATTTCCGACAATGTCTAAGCTGAAATGCGCTGAAATAATTCTTGAAAAAACAGAAGAAATTTTGATTCAAATTAATGGATAA
- a CDS encoding glycosyltransferase family 39 protein — MGKLIDYYQKLDLKRFILYVCIFSFLIRVAFVLSKGDFEDPEMWEHGDTARYMLAGHGYTMHWPYRAIDEARHELKQDPPPYVGSFMPPLNPYFIYLNFKVLGDNTKAYTSLMLFNVLFGTIAVYLSFLIARLLFNDDTAKFAAILAAIFLPAIVGTVTFSGSQLYQMLALAAIYYLIKYIKFSKSHDILIAGLLCGLQTLVRSEFFALSFALIFGAVLANYLRTANKKSIFNLILAFVAFAAVVGPWTYRNYQLYDKFIPVVTHPWHEIWRGNNIFASGGARNADGRHVWLDGHNDYSVAHRLDSLPLDTRFEIAADSIFRDETIHYWKNNPEKAILNSLLRVVSLWAIDYTSPEIHNPIYFFYVFIITIPALYAFAYSIRKDGLLRNPILVFLLFALFYTVLILTVNFIIRYQIYFLTVLLPVSSYGIYLISQKLIEKYKLKKQITN; from the coding sequence ATGGGAAAGTTAATAGATTATTATCAAAAGCTGGATTTGAAGCGATTTATACTATATGTGTGTATTTTTTCTTTTTTGATAAGAGTTGCATTTGTATTGTCCAAAGGTGACTTTGAAGACCCTGAAATGTGGGAGCATGGAGATACAGCCAGATATATGTTGGCTGGGCACGGTTATACGATGCATTGGCCCTATCGAGCTATTGACGAAGCAAGGCATGAATTAAAACAAGACCCACCACCTTATGTTGGTTCTTTCATGCCGCCCTTGAATCCCTATTTCATCTACCTCAATTTTAAGGTCCTTGGTGATAACACGAAAGCTTATACATCGCTAATGCTTTTTAATGTCTTGTTTGGCACTATTGCAGTGTATTTATCATTCCTGATTGCCCGATTACTTTTCAATGACGATACGGCGAAATTTGCTGCAATTTTAGCGGCAATTTTCTTACCTGCAATTGTAGGTACTGTTACATTTAGTGGTTCTCAGTTGTATCAGATGTTGGCATTGGCAGCAATATATTACTTAATCAAATATATCAAATTCTCAAAGTCCCATGATATTTTGATTGCCGGATTGCTATGCGGCTTACAGACCCTCGTTCGGAGCGAGTTTTTTGCATTATCATTTGCTTTAATATTCGGCGCTGTACTTGCAAATTACTTAAGGACAGCTAACAAAAAGTCTATTTTCAATCTGATTCTTGCTTTTGTTGCATTTGCTGCTGTAGTTGGTCCTTGGACATATCGAAATTATCAATTGTACGATAAATTCATACCTGTTGTGACTCATCCTTGGCACGAAATATGGCGGGGGAACAATATTTTCGCAAGTGGAGGCGCCAGAAACGCTGATGGAAGGCATGTATGGCTCGATGGTCATAATGATTACTCAGTTGCTCATAGATTGGACAGTTTACCGCTTGATACAAGATTTGAAATTGCAGCTGATTCGATTTTCCGAGATGAAACTATTCATTACTGGAAAAACAATCCTGAAAAAGCTATCCTTAATTCATTGCTTCGAGTGGTTTCGCTTTGGGCGATTGATTATACTTCTCCCGAAATTCATAATCCTATCTATTTTTTCTACGTCTTTATTATCACAATTCCGGCTCTTTATGCATTCGCTTACTCAATTAGAAAAGATGGACTTCTTAGAAATCCGATTCTTGTTTTTTTGTTGTTTGCACTATTTTACACAGTTCTAATCTTAACTGTGAATTTTATCATCCGCTATCAAATTTACTTTCTGACTGTTTTGCTTCCGGTATCTTCTTACGGAATCTATTTGATTTCTCAAAAATTAATTGAAAAATACAAACTCAAAAAGCAAATAACAAATTAG
- a CDS encoding Hpt domain-containing protein — MFDSKISIKFTLIEVEDNLNIPEDPFVRELLPEFVDTWIDDLKSQYKKLIDEQKSEELYRMAHTLKGSCYQFGMNEVGDLGIQIMGFAKEKNWEKAAEMEPILISHFEKLKEYLIVNNLYVQ; from the coding sequence TTGTTTGATAGCAAAATTTCCATTAAATTTACACTTATTGAAGTGGAGGATAATTTGAATATTCCTGAAGACCCGTTTGTTAGAGAATTGTTGCCTGAATTTGTTGATACTTGGATTGACGATTTGAAAAGTCAATACAAAAAATTGATAGATGAACAGAAATCCGAAGAGTTGTACCGAATGGCACATACTCTGAAAGGGTCTTGTTACCAATTCGGTATGAACGAGGTGGGAGATTTGGGTATTCAGATTATGGGATTTGCAAAAGAAAAGAACTGGGAAAAAGCCGCTGAAATGGAACCAATTCTTATATCACATTTCGAGAAACTTAAAGAATATTTAATCGTCAATAATTTATACGTACAATAA